The genomic stretch TCTTGTGGGAAGTGAGTGTTTGATTGAGTGAGCAACAACCAGGCAAGGCAATGACAGATTGTCTTTTTACCTTGATTCTTCAGGCTGGGAAAACTTTAAGTGCTAGGAAATGGCAAGCTGCGTTCACCCCAGATGGTTACCTGGATATAGGCAAAATTCTAAGGCGTATACAACGAGGGGTAAGCGCATTTTACAAACTTCTGCATTACTTCGTATATTTTCCCTAGAATGTCTGGCATGAATTGGTAAAACCTTCTCACAGCTCTTTAGGCTGCCCCTTATTTGTGAAGCATCGGTTGGATATTAGTGGCTTTAGTATCATCAATGTGAAGATCCGAATGTCGTTGATAGTGGTCGTGTCACAAGCAGTTGCATTTTTGACATTATTTTCCTACAAGTGGTTCAAACTCGTAGTTTCTTCATTGCacataattatatccaaataaTCTTTAGCATGTGCAACCATCATTTGAATGCACTGTGCTAGCGATGTAGGTTTATCCAAGAACCAGATTCCCCACTGTATCAGTGGCTGTTTCTTGAGACTTGTGTATACTCCTTTTTCTGATTAATGCTATTGGTAAAGGTGTCAGTGACATTTAGCATACTTCATGCGGCCACTACTGGTATTCAACATTAGCTTTATGGAACATTCAACATTCTACCTAGTCattttcatttctcatttttttcccttctgttAATATCTAAACTTCGGACCGTTATGTAGATTACTGCGATTGTTTCTCTGTGGTAAGTTGATAATATCGAGGtttttgtctctttcttctttttttcccatccTTGTGCCTACCTAGGGTGTTCATCCATCCATTAGAGGAgaagtttgggaatttttactTGGCTGTTACGATCCCAAGAGCACATTTGATGAAAGAGAGCAGATAAGGCAACGTCGCAGGTAACCTCTTTTCAACTAAGTTGCAATGTAAACAATTAATCAGTAATTGTGTATCTAGATCTCCATGCAGTGTAAAACCTACCTATAGACCTAATAGAATAGAAGGATAGACTATAGTGAGAGAGATGTATTGTTAGATTATCGAGTTTCTGAAACTAAGTCTGAAGCATCTTCTGGGTCAGTTAAATTATTTGAGGGGAACCTTACTTAATATTTGATAATAATGAATATTGAAGCATGTGAGCATTTGCAGGGCTATCTTACTTATAGAACACTGTAGATTGGATAGTGActgttaatattttaataaatgttATATCCTCTTCTTTGCATATGATATTCTCTTGTGCTTCCTCTCTAACATGCATTTGGCACACTAGTTATATTTCAAAGAGTTGGATACTCCGTAATCAATGGCCTTTAGTGCTGGACATGCTTACCAATACATAGCAGCAGTCATAGGTATGGctttatttgcttttcttaaaGCTGCAACACATAATATTCAGTAGACAAATTGATGATCAATTTGGTTAACACTTTGATAAATGTTCCCTCCATAGAAAGAATATTAGCAGCAATAAGGAACCTATCTTGAGTTAATATATATGCCTTTTCTAAATGAACAGTCACTCTAGCTATCATGAGGATCACCAACATTCAACTCATGGATCTATGCCTTTTTTGTTGATCAGATCAGTTATTGCACATAAGTCCTCTCTTCCTTTCTCGACTTTGCTTAAACTCAGTTTGAATTGCCACTTTATAGCAGGCGGACAGATTGATGAGTGCCTTAATTTGACAGACTGATTGACGAAAACATACATTTACTGGAAGTATTGTATTGGGGTACAAATTGAATCTGGGGTGTACTCCTAAATGGTTGATATTCTGTTCCATGGATGGGTAGGAAAATCTCAGAAAAAGCCACTTCTTGCAGTAATAAGATGGGATGTTGAACCACAGTTGATGGAATATTATGAAGGAAGAATGATGACATACTATGCTGGAAGAATATTCCTGATCAAAACTACTGTTCATTCTTGATGACTGACATTAAATTGTCCAAGTGTTCTGGTCACAACTTTCCTTGAATACCAAGCTTTGACACTATTTGCTTGTCTTTTATGTGGTATTCTTGCTTACAAGGCATTCTATAGGAAGTTGCCTCATGCTTATGTTCAGCGAAACTTTATTTGCTATCACTTTGGTCTACTGCCAAAATTCTGCCCAATTCAGTCACTTAGAACATCTAACCGGTAtttcatatattatttgagaCATAGCGTTTGTGCCTTTCAGGAATCAATATGCTCGGTGGAAGGAAGAATGTAGACAAATGTTCCCTGTTGTTGGGAGTGGTAGGTTTGTCACTGCACCTATCATAACTGAAGATGGTCGGCCGGTTCAAGATCCTATTGTGCTTTCACAAATAAATCCAGAAAAGGAACCTGGATTACCTCCTAAAAGTGAGGTTGATGCTGTAAATGGAAAACTAACCAATGGGAACACTGTGGCTTGTTCCACTTCAAGCTCTTGTGAGGTTTTGGAAAGAGTAAAAGAACCAATAAATTGTGCTACTGTGGACAAAAAAGAGATCCAATGGAAGCTCACTCTACATCAAATAGGTTGGCAGCGACTTTGATATCTATACAGatgcttttctttgctttcattGATTTGCTTCCCAAACAAGCTGTATATACACATCAATGCTGGAACACTTCTAGTGAGAACTTGGCTTCTCATCTTGTTCTATCTGGTGATCCCGGATTCTTAAATCTGTCATCGCTATTATATGATTTATGGCAAGAAATAAGTGCATAATCATGCTTTCTGAAACAGCGGGGAGATAACCCCTATTATTTAGTATCTAGATTTGGACTGTTCGAGCATGTTTTCAAGCATGAAGTCCTTCTAGTTGGTTTTTTCCTCTGCATGGGCATGCATGTCTCACCTCATTTTTCAGATTTGGAGTTTCAAGAATTGTAGATTTGCTAATGAGTTCTCTTGTCATTTTCAGCAGTTTTGATGTATTCTGCTTAATGTCATATTGATGCTAGGTCTCGATGTCGTTCGCACAGACAGGACATTGGTGTTTTATGAAAAGCAGGAGAACTTGTCAAAACTCTGGGATATTTTAGCTGTTTATGCATGGATAGATAAAGATGTCGGCTACTGTCAAGGTAGTGAATTTTACTCTTAATACTTCCTTCCTGGACAACATAGAGCTGCTCAAGTTGAATAGGTGTCAGTGCTAAACAGTACTGTGAAATCAGTTTTTGCTTCTGCTAGAAACACCAAATTCTTGAAGGGCATTTTTCTTGTACTGAAAAGAAtttaaacctttttcttttttgttaagaGTTTTTGTGTCATACCAGAGTGTTGCTGCGGCAAGAGGAATACCAATTAGCAGTCATAGCTTTTGATCGTATCCGATGCAACTTAAAGAATCGTGACTTCACATGTTTAGATTGAAGAATATGTATAGAACTATTCTGTTTTGGCCAAGATAAATCGATGGAATAGTTGGAAGAAGTTTATCTTGAATCCTAAATGAATATATTCCACCATGCAAGAGACATCTCTTCAGGGTCTTAGCCTGGGAAAGGTGTAGAAAACTATGGGATAGGCACTTCCACGgttgacataaaaaaatacttctttGCCATCAGACATGGGAGTGTTTTGAAATATGTGTGATTCAGCTGTTCAAACATCAATGGCTGATTACTTTTACGTAGCTGTTGTTTTAgatgtttttgttttgcttgtATGTTCTCTTGACGGATTAATGTATAGTTCATTCCACCATACAATACAGAGTTTGAATTTGCTGTCAGTATTATAGTGCACTGAAATTTTCAATATGATGAAAATTCTGAACAGGAATGAGTGATCTCTGCTCCCCTATGATAATACTACTTCATGATGAAGCCGATGCATTTTGGTGCTTTGAACGCTTAATGCGCAGACTGGTATGTTATTTTCTAATGGCTTCAGAAGTTTATAGACAGGCTACTATTGATAGGTTGTGTGGTACCTCTTGATTACTTGTGAAAGAGCTGAAATGGTTCCTAAATGCTCTGTTTGTCGTCATtatgatttcttcaatttgaaattatcttttctttgtctttggtACCATTCCGTGAAAGATGAGTTGCAATGAACCTTTTGTGCTGCTGGCATTTTTTGTTGTCCCATTTCAAGAATGAATCCGAGCTAATAAAATATCAGTTTTAATGTATGTACTTAAATCCTTATGCTGGACTTGCTTTCTTTAATGAAAAGCGACCATCTCCTTTTGCTTTTAGTTGTATTTATGGGCTTTGGATTCGAagtgaatataaattgtgggtGGGGGAGAATCATGAAAGCTTTTAACGGTTAGCGTTTCCAAAACTTTCAACGAGTATGTGCCATCACTGAAGATTGTTTTAGTATTTGAATGAGCCTGAGTTGAGAAAATTGATGCAGCATCATTAACTCTGGTGGATATCCAGCTCCTTGCATCACCCAAACCTACATCCATATAGACAAAGGCTTCCTCTCACTGGAGGGTCACATTGGGAAAAATTACTCATTACAAGCTATCAATATAATTATAGTTAAGCTGctttctgttttttatttttatttttaagtctTATTTCTCAAGGATGTAAATGTTAAACCATCTTCTGCAGCTTGCATTGTGTCTTGTTTCCTATGCAGCATGTTTTGCTTCTTGAGGAGGcatttgatatttcttttgataattCTAATCTACTGATATGAATGGCCAAAATTTtgtttctcttccaactttttgtttcttctccatatgttttttttttcctttattctcaTGGATTTCATTTGCTGATACTTAAAGCGAGGAAATTTCAGATGCACCGAAAGATCTGTTGGGGTGGAAGCACAGCTGCATAATTTAGCTGCAATAACCCAAATTATTGATCCAAAACTTCATCAACATTTAGGTATTACTTTTGATTAGTCTTTCTTATTTGTAATACTTGAAATTGTGACTTGAAGTGATTTTGCAAGCAGAAAATTGAATTATATATGTCGACCACTAGATCTCTGCCTCTTTTTCTGTCAGCTACTACATTCCCTGTTTATTATTCACGTCTTCCACAGAGAATAATAGAATTCAGTCAGTTTAGTGCCTGGTAATTAACTGTGCTAGCTCAACCATTTGTAAATGGATACATTTTTACTCTGTTTTTCAGGT from Rhodamnia argentea isolate NSW1041297 chromosome 2, ASM2092103v1, whole genome shotgun sequence encodes the following:
- the LOC115749919 gene encoding TBC1 domain family member 17-like, producing the protein MWRDPGAPADSFYEVRPECTDVPKSRFRIKAGKTLSARKWQAAFTPDGYLDIGKILRRIQRGGVHPSIRGEVWEFLLGCYDPKSTFDEREQIRQRRRNQYARWKEECRQMFPVVGSGRFVTAPIITEDGRPVQDPIVLSQINPEKEPGLPPKSEVDAVNGKLTNGNTVACSTSSSCEVLERVKEPINCATVDKKEIQWKLTLHQIGLDVVRTDRTLVFYEKQENLSKLWDILAVYAWIDKDVGYCQGMSDLCSPMIILLHDEADAFWCFERLMRRLRGNFRCTERSVGVEAQLHNLAAITQIIDPKLHQHLETLGGGDYLFAFRMLMVLFRREFSFCDSLYLWEMMWALEYDPDLFHLYEDPEAANEKAEGSKGKAKSIRQCGKFEREIMRNGGKSSEAPLPISLFLVASVLKDKSSKLLQEARGLDDVVKILNDVTGNLDAKKACSGAMKIHKRYLRKAKQP